In the Gossypium raimondii isolate GPD5lz chromosome 9, ASM2569854v1, whole genome shotgun sequence genome, one interval contains:
- the LOC105799132 gene encoding serine carboxypeptidase-like 51 — MGNFHFLLLLVFFSFSCLFHGGISRAVKSPGESEEVWGYVEVRPKAHMFWWLYRSPYRVEQPSKPWPIILWLQGGPGASGVGIGNFEEIGPLNTDLKPRNTTWLKKADLLFVDNPVGTGYSYVEDTEMLVKTDNEAASDLTTLLMKLFNTIESLQKSPLYIVAESYGGKFAVTAGLSILNAIDAGKLKLKLGGVALGNSWISPEDFAFSWGPLLKDVSRLDNNGLEKSNSLAEKISQQLKDGQYTDATDTWSRLESVIGANSNSVDFYNFLLDSGMGPVALTTSAFSNGVFSVNRYSRYLSSLRVSPGNDGPDLDTLMNGVIKKKLKIIPDNVTWGGQSDFVFSYLSGDFMRPRIAEVDELLSKGVNVTIYSGQLDVICATKGTQAWLDKLKWEGLKEFLSKDRNPLYCKEDQATKGFIKSYKNLQFYWILGAGHFVPVEQPCVALNMAAAITQSPAASTS; from the exons ATGGGaaatttccattttcttcttctcttggttttcttctctttttcttgtttgttcCATGGAGGAATCTCCAGAGCTGTTAAATCCCCAGGTGAATCAGAAGAAGTATGGGGTTATGTTGAAGTCAGACCAA aaGCACATATGTTTTGGTGGCTTTACAGAAGTCCTTACAGAGTTGAACAGCCTTCAAAGCCATGGCCAATCATTCTTTGGTTACAAGGTGGACCT GGCGCCTCAGGAGTTGGAATTGGAAATTTTGAGGAGATTGGGCCATTAAATACGGATTTGAAGCCAAGGAATACCACTTGGTTGAAAAAAGCTGATCTTTTATTTGTG GACAACCCAGTTGGAACAGGGTACAGCTATGTGGAAGATACAGAGATGTTGGTGAAAACTGATAATGAAGCAGCAAGTGATTTAACTACTTTGttgatgaaattatttaatacaattGAAAGCCTCCAAAAGAGTCCATTGTACATTGTGGCAGAGTCTTATGGAGGAAAATTTGCTGTCACTGCTGGATTATCAATTCTAAATGCTATTGATGCTGGTAAATTGAAGCTCAAGCTTGGAG GAGTTGCCTTGGGAAATAGCTGGATCTCACCAGAGGATTTTGCA TTTTCTTGGGGGCCTCTTCTTAAGGATGTTTCAAGGCTAGATAACAATGGCTTGGAAAAATCGAACAG TCTGGCCGAGAAGATTAGCCAGCAACTCAAAGATGGTCAATATACTGATGCAACTGACACATGGAGTCGACTTGAATCTGTAATTGGTGCCAACAGCAATTCAGTG GATTTCTACAATTTTCTTCTGGATTCAGGGATGGGACCTGTAGCTTTAACAACTTCAGCATTTTCCAATGGAGTTTTTTCAGTCAATAGATACTCAAGATATTTGAGTTCCTTGAGGGTTTCACCAGGCAATGATGGACCTGATCTTGATACTTTGATGAATGGGGTCATCAAGAAGAAGCTTAAGATCATCCCTGATAATGTCAC ATGGGGAGGGCAATCAGACTTTGTTTTCTCATATTTGTCAGGTGATTTTATGAGGCCAAGAATTGCTGag GTTGATGAACTCCTTTCAAAAGGAGTAAATGTCACTATATACAGTGGGCAG CTTGATGTGATATGTGCAACAAAGGGAACTCAAGCTTGGCTTGATAAGCTCAA GTGGGAAGGATTGAAAGAGTTTTTAAGCAAGGATCGAAATCCTCTTTACTGTAAAGAGGATCAAGCCACCAAAGGGTTCATCAAATCATACAAAAACCTGCAATTTTACTGGATTCTTGGGGCTGGACACTTT GTGCCTGTTGAGCAACCCTGTGTAGCTTTAAACATGGCTGCGGCAATCACACAATCCCCAGCTGCATCAACTTCATAA